The Blastopirellula sediminis sequence GTGATCCGTAAGGCCAATGATCATCTCATCTTAAATGATTTTCGTCGTGGGCCAAGGGACGGAAAATAGAAGAGGCATCATCTATGTTCGGAGAGCTCATTCCTGTGGGCGGGGGGGATCCCATTCCCCTGTTGAAGAAGAGTCTGTTGGTTGGACGTCGAGAGACGTGCGACATCGTGTTGCGGTTCGCCAACGTTTCCTCGAATCATTGCCAGTTGTATGTCAACAAAGGGTATTGGTTCGTAATTGACCAAAACAGTCGCAACGGCACGAAGGTGAATAACCAGCGCGTCCAGACCGGCGAAAAGCGAATCGATCCCGGCGACAAGATTGCGATCGCCAAGCACGTTTACGAGCTGAAGTACG is a genomic window containing:
- a CDS encoding FHA domain-containing protein, which produces MFGELIPVGGGDPIPLLKKSLLVGRRETCDIVLRFANVSSNHCQLYVNKGYWFVIDQNSRNGTKVNNQRVQTGEKRIDPGDKIAIAKHVYELKYDPSELGAVGPPPAEENVMEDILSKSLLERAGINSSNRRFGSE